One genomic window of Myxococcales bacterium includes the following:
- a CDS encoding VCBS repeat-containing protein — MSPRSPRARLSSILVAAGAVGCALASLGDARAGWPPPRGADMRDKANWANDYDARWNYASFLPEQQPGTPPYLEADKKLGASGMSIDRAWTYTIGKPTVKIAVLDSGIHWEHPDLVNKVALNRGELKGDKRPKNEQGNECGGAGDLAGYDCNGDGQFTMADYAKDARFAGEVTGEHCFSDGDRTIKKPNRPRGDFNRNCILDPGDLLQIFSDGVDDDANGYKDDIAGWDFFKDDNDPYDDTRYGHGTGEARDSSGEGNNGIGDIGVCPGCTFVPMRVGDSFITDVNDFGQATAYATDLGCKVIQEALGTINQTAFSKAAIDYAYSKGVIVVASMADENSRHHNMPGAANHTLTVHTVRYTGSNPNASSTFLGYDACSNYGGQLSMSISGTRCSSEATGRASGIAGLLFSMAAEKNLDLTAEEAIQIFKMTADDIDVAESRSTDEEVSGKLYYSKAGWDQRFGYGRANAFTMVKAIDEGRIPPEVDITSPEWFTPIVAGRGPAQITIQGRVSARRALSYDYRVEWAPGIEPDDAQFKPLQTEKTNIPGATVSGGGAEAPLGAFDPAQIDTAHKRDADSKLGENDRTITIRVRAIAHYAGFDVPGEARRTVAVTNEKNGGDKDLLPGFPMYLGTSLEGSPKLADIDGDGVRDIIAPASDGQLHVFTMRSGTPVEVKGFPYRTRVIDGLSSDVADPAVPSYLSAPAYSQKSSGLAAGEVREALLSAPAVVDLDGDGKREIVFGSFGGTLYVVDSQGKDLPGWPKRMPAVPSCPLDPTKPAASPCMDVRSGLARGLYGAPVIVDMNKDGKPEIVASSFDGKIYVFKVDGTSLDGFPVDVHHPQAQKRSRVFTTPAVSDVTGDGIPEIFTGSNEQVGGGGNAGPLFAINGLGNKAPGGPYLQNWPAVMTSFAIFPLVAEGVTSSPATADFDGDGREDALFQGNGAAPLLLPADPGAQTAFGEPPNRLPRFKEEDGSERRGLEPTAVFGELSKAYRPDTMFPLFSQPAVGDIDQDGTPDVVASGASLSLAGSLTGGSSAPKNAQHLLAAWSGKTGKMLPGMPYVIEDFSFLTNHAVADLTGDDYPEIITGTGVYMLHAVDGCGREAAGWPKFTGGWIAAAPAVGDITGDRSLDVVVGTRNGYLFAWKTAGKDDGVIQWESFHHDNANTGSAATKLDQGVLKRAAKPLDVAACAAPAGPAASEESLGGGGCTCSTTSDSVGARSLALLPFLAGLVAAFARRRRAAR; from the coding sequence ATGTCCCCTCGCAGCCCACGCGCCCGTCTCTCCAGTATCCTCGTGGCGGCAGGCGCCGTCGGTTGCGCGCTCGCGTCGCTCGGCGACGCCCGCGCGGGCTGGCCGCCGCCGCGCGGGGCGGACATGCGCGACAAGGCCAACTGGGCGAACGACTACGACGCGCGCTGGAACTACGCGTCGTTCCTTCCCGAGCAGCAGCCGGGCACGCCGCCCTACCTGGAAGCCGACAAGAAGCTCGGCGCCTCCGGCATGAGCATCGACCGGGCGTGGACCTACACGATCGGCAAGCCCACCGTGAAGATCGCGGTGCTCGACTCGGGCATCCACTGGGAGCACCCCGACCTCGTAAACAAGGTCGCGCTGAACCGCGGCGAGCTGAAGGGCGACAAGCGCCCCAAGAACGAGCAGGGCAACGAGTGCGGCGGCGCCGGCGACCTCGCGGGCTACGACTGCAACGGCGACGGCCAGTTCACCATGGCCGACTACGCGAAGGACGCGCGCTTCGCCGGAGAGGTCACGGGCGAGCACTGCTTCAGCGACGGCGATCGCACCATCAAGAAGCCGAACCGACCCCGCGGCGACTTCAACCGCAACTGCATCCTCGACCCGGGCGATCTCCTGCAGATCTTCTCCGACGGCGTGGACGACGACGCGAACGGGTACAAGGACGACATCGCGGGCTGGGACTTCTTCAAGGACGACAACGATCCGTACGACGACACCCGCTACGGGCACGGCACGGGCGAAGCCCGCGACTCGTCCGGCGAGGGCAACAACGGCATCGGCGACATCGGCGTTTGCCCGGGCTGCACCTTCGTGCCGATGCGCGTGGGCGACAGCTTCATCACCGACGTAAACGACTTCGGCCAGGCGACGGCGTACGCGACCGATCTCGGGTGCAAGGTCATCCAGGAGGCCCTCGGAACCATCAACCAGACCGCCTTCTCGAAGGCCGCGATCGACTACGCGTATTCGAAGGGCGTCATCGTCGTGGCGAGCATGGCCGACGAGAACTCGCGCCACCACAACATGCCGGGCGCGGCCAACCACACCCTCACGGTCCACACCGTGCGCTACACGGGATCGAACCCGAACGCCTCGTCGACGTTCCTCGGCTACGACGCGTGCTCGAACTACGGCGGCCAGCTGTCGATGAGCATCAGCGGCACGCGCTGCTCGAGCGAGGCGACGGGGCGCGCGTCGGGCATCGCCGGTCTGCTGTTCTCGATGGCGGCAGAGAAGAACCTCGACCTCACGGCCGAAGAGGCCATCCAGATCTTCAAGATGACCGCCGACGACATCGACGTCGCCGAGTCACGCAGCACCGACGAGGAGGTCTCGGGCAAGCTCTATTACTCGAAGGCCGGGTGGGACCAGCGCTTCGGCTACGGGCGCGCCAACGCCTTCACAATGGTAAAGGCGATTGACGAAGGGCGCATCCCGCCCGAGGTCGACATCACCTCTCCCGAGTGGTTCACGCCGATCGTCGCCGGCCGAGGCCCCGCGCAGATCACCATCCAGGGCCGCGTCTCCGCGCGCCGCGCGCTCTCCTACGACTACCGGGTGGAGTGGGCGCCAGGCATCGAGCCCGACGACGCGCAGTTCAAGCCGCTCCAAACCGAGAAGACCAACATCCCCGGCGCGACGGTGTCCGGCGGCGGCGCCGAGGCCCCGCTCGGCGCCTTCGACCCCGCGCAGATCGACACGGCGCACAAGCGCGACGCCGACTCGAAGCTCGGTGAGAACGACCGCACCATCACCATCCGCGTCCGCGCCATCGCGCACTACGCGGGATTCGACGTGCCCGGCGAGGCGCGCCGCACCGTGGCCGTCACGAACGAGAAGAACGGGGGCGACAAGGACCTTCTGCCGGGCTTCCCGATGTACCTGGGCACGTCGCTCGAGGGCAGCCCCAAGCTCGCCGACATCGACGGCGACGGCGTCCGCGACATCATCGCCCCCGCCTCGGACGGCCAGCTCCACGTCTTCACGATGCGCTCGGGCACGCCCGTCGAGGTGAAGGGCTTCCCGTACCGCACCCGCGTCATCGACGGCCTCAGCTCCGACGTCGCCGACCCCGCGGTCCCGAGCTACCTCTCCGCGCCGGCCTACAGCCAGAAGAGCTCCGGGCTCGCGGCCGGCGAGGTGCGCGAGGCGCTGCTCTCCGCGCCGGCGGTGGTCGACCTCGACGGCGACGGCAAGCGCGAGATCGTGTTCGGCTCGTTCGGCGGCACGCTGTACGTCGTCGACTCGCAGGGCAAGGACCTCCCGGGCTGGCCCAAGCGCATGCCGGCCGTCCCCTCCTGCCCGCTCGACCCGACGAAGCCGGCGGCCTCGCCCTGCATGGACGTCCGCTCGGGTCTCGCGCGCGGTCTCTACGGCGCGCCCGTCATCGTCGACATGAACAAGGACGGCAAGCCGGAGATCGTGGCGTCGTCCTTCGACGGCAAGATCTACGTCTTCAAGGTCGACGGCACCTCGCTCGACGGCTTCCCCGTCGACGTCCATCATCCGCAGGCGCAGAAGCGCAGCCGCGTCTTCACGACCCCCGCGGTCTCCGACGTCACCGGCGACGGCATCCCCGAGATTTTCACGGGATCCAACGAGCAGGTGGGCGGCGGCGGAAACGCCGGCCCGCTGTTCGCCATCAACGGCCTTGGAAACAAGGCGCCCGGCGGCCCGTACCTGCAGAACTGGCCGGCGGTCATGACGTCGTTCGCGATCTTCCCGCTCGTGGCGGAGGGCGTGACGAGCTCGCCCGCGACGGCCGACTTCGACGGCGACGGCCGCGAGGACGCGCTGTTCCAGGGCAACGGCGCGGCGCCGCTGCTCCTCCCCGCCGATCCGGGCGCCCAGACCGCCTTCGGCGAGCCGCCGAACCGCCTCCCGCGCTTCAAGGAGGAAGACGGCTCGGAGCGCCGCGGGCTCGAGCCCACCGCCGTCTTCGGGGAGCTCAGCAAGGCCTACCGCCCGGACACCATGTTCCCGCTCTTCAGCCAGCCTGCGGTGGGCGACATCGACCAGGACGGCACCCCCGACGTGGTCGCCTCTGGCGCCTCGCTGAGCCTCGCAGGCTCGCTCACGGGCGGCAGCTCGGCGCCAAAGAACGCCCAGCACCTGCTCGCGGCTTGGAGCGGCAAGACCGGCAAGATGCTGCCCGGCATGCCGTACGTCATCGAGGACTTCAGCTTCCTCACGAACCACGCCGTCGCCGATCTCACGGGCGACGACTACCCGGAGATCATCACCGGCACGGGCGTCTACATGCTCCACGCCGTCGACGGCTGCGGGCGCGAGGCGGCGGGCTGGCCGAAGTTCACGGGCGGCTGGATCGCGGCCGCGCCGGCGGTCGGCGACATTACGGGCGATCGCTCGCTCGACGTGGTCGTGGGCACCCGCAACGGCTACCTCTTCGCCTGGAAGACCGCCGGGAAGGACGACGGCGTCATCCAGTGGGAGTCGTTCCACCACGACAACGCGAACACCGGGAGCGCGGCCACCAAGCTCGATCAGGGCGTGCTGAAGCGCGCCGCGAAGCCCCTCGACGTCGCCGCCTGCGCGGCGCCGGCGGGCCCCGCGGCCTCGGAAGAGTCGCTCGGCGGCGGCGGCTGCACGTGCAGCACCACGTCGGACAGCGTAGGGGCGCGCAGCCTCGCGCTGCTGCCGTTCCTCGCGGGGCTCGTCGCCGCGTTCGCTCGCCGCCGCCGCGCGGCGCGCTGA
- a CDS encoding zinc-dependent peptidase, whose product MFDFLKRRRREALRAEPFPEAWREILERNVRHAARLTPAEREELEQLTRVFVAEKAFEGCGGLELTDEIRVTIAGQACLLLLNRETDVYPELEIVLVYPHAYRAPARRQDGAVVIEGDEARLGESWSRGMVVLAWDHVSTSARHLGGGHNVVLHEFAHQLDAEEGDMDGVPELDSNAHYLGWARIFGEEFHELTQRLHAGRRSDIDPYGAASPAEFFAVVTEMFFERPRALRHGHPELYAELSAFYRQDPASAAARPRT is encoded by the coding sequence ATGTTCGACTTCTTGAAACGGCGCCGGCGCGAAGCGCTCCGCGCGGAGCCCTTCCCCGAGGCGTGGCGCGAGATCCTCGAGCGCAACGTACGCCACGCGGCGCGCCTCACGCCGGCGGAGCGCGAGGAGCTCGAGCAGCTCACGCGAGTATTCGTGGCGGAGAAGGCCTTTGAGGGCTGCGGCGGCCTCGAGCTGACCGACGAGATCCGCGTCACGATCGCTGGGCAGGCGTGCCTCCTGCTCCTGAACCGCGAGACCGACGTGTACCCCGAGCTCGAGATCGTGCTCGTCTACCCCCACGCGTACCGTGCGCCCGCGCGGCGCCAGGACGGCGCGGTGGTGATCGAGGGCGACGAGGCGAGGCTCGGCGAGTCGTGGTCACGCGGCATGGTGGTCCTCGCGTGGGACCACGTATCGACGTCGGCCCGTCACCTCGGCGGCGGGCACAACGTCGTGCTCCACGAGTTCGCCCACCAGCTCGACGCCGAAGAGGGCGACATGGATGGGGTACCCGAGCTCGACTCGAACGCCCACTACCTCGGCTGGGCGCGGATATTTGGCGAGGAGTTTCATGAGCTTACACAGCGCCTCCACGCCGGCCGGCGGAGCGATATCGACCCCTACGGCGCCGCGAGCCCCGCGGAGTTCTTCGCCGTGGTGACCGAGATGTTCTTCGAGCGGCCACGCGCCCTCCGCCACGGCCACCCGGAGCTCTACGCGGAGCTCTCCGCCTTCTACCGCCAAGACCCCGCCTCGGCCGCCGCGCGACCGCGCACGTGA
- a CDS encoding isoleucine--tRNA ligase: MTEPVFTKVPAELDFPKEEREILALWRDVGVFEKCLARPATRGTWVFYEGPPTANGLPHNGHVLTRVVKDLFPRYKTMRGFHVPRKAGWDTHGLPVEVEVEKELHIHGKAAIDAYGVEPFVKKCIESVFRYTSEWESLTERVGFWVDLEKAYVTYHRSYVESVWWALSELFKKGLLYQGHKVVWWWAQGGTALSSGEVGQGYKQVDDPSVYVSFPLRAGQGAGELVGALEGAALLVWTTTPWTLPSNMYAAVNASFTYVVADLGGRKLVLAEGLLEGIAKKLKVDAPTVLATLSGKDLVGLAYEAPYDLFAAEAAIPAAAKVWRVLAADFVTLDAGTGVVHVAPAFGEDDHLVHRKLLAEEPALPLFCAVKPDGTFVDDFAPYAGRWVKDCDKDLQADLKQRGKLVLAETYRHDYPFCWRADDDPLIQFARPAWYIRTTSVIEKAKANNQAVTWFPPHIKDGRFGDFLDNNVDWALSRERYWGTPLNVWVNDVTGKLEAPSSVAEILAKNPRAFDAFHEAKAADPSLSDDLLVHKPWVDAVTWQNPGEEGTYRRVPEVIDCWFDSGCMPFAQWGFPHAGEAEFKESFPADFISEAIDQTRGWFYSLLMISTLVFDEEARARLGLAAESLPHPYRSCIVLGHVCDKEGKKESKSKGNYTPPDVIFDDVKMDFLVAADVAGQDGGPPKGTAYMSREDLEGLDLTEGREVSVFRAGAPEAALSLKVQVVAKLKLRRRGVLLSAEDRAALGVVPAKDQALKVIDVPTLPDAERVVLRDPTASAPGADAFRWFFYASNPPWSSTRHSLSNVRATQKETLVRLRNVTSFFTLYANIDRYTPSEGDPPVAERSELDRWILSALHSTLARVTEALDGYDVHGATTHITDFVDGLSNWYVRRSRDRFWRAWSADHGPRVAAGDRDKCAAYATLYEVLVTLSKVLAPFVPFMAEGMFQNLVRRVDRGAPESVHLADWPAADLSLVDEDLARRMAAVRELVSLGLQVRTSAKLKVRQPLRVAHLVLGDAKLRASLAGSGEAMIQDELNVLGVAFVDDAEVERYVSYKLKPNFRTLGQRGLGKEAQLLKKSLSALDASGAASLLFALRDAGAAEHAGVTLLVEDVEVAFETKEGFAAAGGRAGVVVLDTRLDDELRELGLVREVANRVQNARKEAKLELADRVALRVHGPAPLLEALARHQGALAADVLATSIELAASPGAAAAGAGVHVEVCEVEGMAVELVLRKA; this comes from the coding sequence ATGACCGAACCCGTCTTCACGAAGGTGCCCGCCGAGCTCGACTTCCCCAAGGAAGAGCGCGAAATCTTGGCGCTGTGGCGCGACGTCGGCGTCTTCGAGAAGTGCCTCGCGCGCCCCGCCACCCGTGGCACCTGGGTGTTTTACGAGGGGCCGCCCACCGCGAACGGGCTGCCCCACAACGGCCACGTGCTCACGCGTGTCGTGAAAGATCTCTTCCCTCGCTACAAGACCATGCGCGGCTTTCACGTCCCGCGGAAGGCCGGCTGGGACACCCACGGCCTCCCCGTCGAGGTCGAGGTCGAGAAGGAGCTGCACATCCACGGCAAGGCGGCGATCGACGCCTACGGCGTGGAGCCCTTCGTGAAGAAGTGCATCGAGTCGGTGTTCCGCTACACGTCGGAGTGGGAGTCTCTCACCGAGCGCGTCGGCTTCTGGGTCGACCTCGAGAAGGCCTACGTCACCTACCACCGCAGCTACGTCGAGAGCGTGTGGTGGGCCCTCTCCGAGCTGTTCAAGAAAGGTCTGCTCTATCAGGGGCACAAGGTGGTGTGGTGGTGGGCGCAGGGCGGCACGGCGCTGTCGTCCGGCGAGGTGGGGCAGGGCTACAAGCAGGTCGACGACCCAAGCGTGTACGTGTCGTTCCCGCTCCGCGCGGGGCAGGGCGCGGGCGAGCTCGTCGGCGCGCTGGAGGGCGCCGCGCTGCTCGTGTGGACGACGACCCCGTGGACCTTGCCGTCGAACATGTACGCGGCGGTGAACGCGTCGTTCACGTACGTCGTCGCGGACCTCGGCGGCCGCAAGCTCGTGCTCGCCGAGGGCCTGCTCGAGGGCATCGCCAAGAAGCTCAAGGTCGACGCGCCCACCGTGCTCGCGACCCTCTCTGGCAAAGACCTCGTGGGCCTCGCCTACGAGGCGCCGTACGACCTGTTCGCGGCGGAGGCGGCGATCCCCGCCGCGGCGAAGGTGTGGAGGGTCCTCGCGGCCGACTTCGTGACGCTCGACGCAGGCACCGGCGTGGTGCACGTGGCGCCCGCCTTCGGCGAGGACGACCACCTCGTGCACCGCAAGCTGCTCGCGGAGGAGCCGGCGCTCCCGCTCTTCTGCGCCGTGAAGCCGGACGGCACCTTCGTCGACGACTTCGCCCCGTACGCCGGCCGCTGGGTGAAAGACTGCGACAAGGATCTCCAGGCCGACCTCAAGCAGCGCGGCAAGCTCGTGCTCGCCGAGACCTACCGCCACGACTACCCGTTCTGCTGGCGCGCCGACGACGACCCGCTCATCCAGTTCGCGCGGCCGGCCTGGTACATCCGCACGACGTCGGTCATCGAGAAGGCGAAGGCGAACAACCAAGCCGTGACCTGGTTCCCGCCGCACATCAAGGACGGCCGCTTCGGCGACTTCCTCGACAACAACGTCGACTGGGCGCTCTCTCGCGAGCGCTACTGGGGCACGCCGCTCAACGTGTGGGTGAACGACGTCACCGGCAAGCTCGAGGCGCCGAGCTCGGTCGCCGAGATCCTCGCGAAGAACCCGCGCGCGTTCGACGCGTTCCACGAGGCGAAGGCCGCCGATCCGTCGCTCTCGGACGATCTGCTCGTGCACAAGCCGTGGGTCGACGCCGTCACCTGGCAGAACCCTGGCGAAGAGGGCACCTACCGCCGCGTCCCCGAGGTCATCGACTGCTGGTTCGACTCCGGCTGCATGCCGTTCGCGCAGTGGGGCTTCCCTCACGCCGGCGAGGCCGAGTTCAAGGAGAGCTTCCCGGCCGACTTCATCTCCGAGGCGATCGACCAGACGCGCGGCTGGTTCTACTCGCTGCTCATGATCTCCACGCTCGTGTTCGACGAGGAGGCCCGCGCGCGCCTCGGGCTCGCCGCGGAGTCCCTCCCGCACCCGTACCGCTCGTGCATCGTGCTCGGGCACGTGTGCGACAAGGAGGGGAAGAAGGAGTCCAAATCGAAGGGCAACTACACGCCCCCCGACGTCATCTTCGACGACGTGAAGATGGACTTCCTCGTCGCCGCGGACGTCGCCGGGCAAGACGGCGGCCCGCCGAAGGGCACGGCCTACATGAGCCGCGAGGACCTCGAGGGGCTCGACCTCACCGAGGGCCGCGAGGTCTCCGTGTTCCGCGCGGGCGCGCCGGAGGCCGCGCTGTCGCTGAAGGTCCAGGTCGTCGCGAAGCTCAAGCTCCGTCGCCGCGGCGTGTTGCTCTCCGCGGAGGACCGCGCGGCCCTCGGCGTGGTGCCGGCGAAGGACCAGGCGCTCAAGGTCATCGACGTGCCGACGCTCCCCGACGCGGAGCGCGTGGTGCTGCGCGATCCCACCGCCTCGGCGCCCGGCGCTGACGCGTTCCGCTGGTTCTTCTACGCCTCGAACCCGCCGTGGAGCTCGACGCGTCACTCGCTCTCGAACGTGCGCGCGACTCAAAAAGAGACGCTCGTGCGCCTGCGCAACGTCACTTCGTTCTTCACGCTCTACGCGAACATCGACCGGTACACGCCGAGCGAGGGCGATCCGCCCGTGGCCGAGCGCTCGGAGCTCGATCGCTGGATCCTGAGCGCGCTGCACAGCACCCTCGCGCGGGTGACCGAGGCGCTCGACGGCTACGACGTGCACGGCGCGACCACCCACATCACCGACTTCGTCGATGGCCTCTCGAACTGGTACGTCCGTCGCTCGCGCGACCGCTTCTGGCGGGCCTGGAGCGCGGACCACGGCCCGCGCGTCGCCGCGGGCGATCGCGACAAGTGCGCCGCCTACGCGACGTTGTACGAGGTGCTCGTCACGCTCTCGAAGGTGCTCGCCCCGTTCGTGCCCTTCATGGCCGAGGGCATGTTCCAGAACCTGGTCCGGCGCGTCGATCGTGGCGCGCCGGAGAGCGTGCACCTCGCCGACTGGCCGGCCGCAGATCTCAGCCTCGTCGACGAAGACCTCGCGCGGAGGATGGCCGCGGTGCGCGAGCTCGTGAGCCTCGGCCTCCAGGTGCGCACCTCGGCGAAGCTGAAGGTTCGCCAGCCGCTCCGCGTGGCGCACCTCGTGCTGGGCGACGCGAAGCTCCGCGCGAGCCTCGCAGGATCGGGCGAGGCGATGATCCAGGACGAGCTCAACGTGCTCGGCGTGGCGTTCGTCGACGACGCCGAGGTGGAGCGCTACGTCTCCTACAAGCTGAAGCCGAACTTCCGCACCCTCGGGCAACGCGGCCTCGGCAAGGAGGCGCAGCTCCTGAAGAAATCGCTCTCCGCGCTCGACGCCTCGGGGGCCGCGTCGCTGCTCTTCGCGCTCCGCGACGCGGGCGCCGCCGAGCACGCGGGCGTCACGCTCCTCGTGGAGGACGTCGAGGTGGCCTTCGAGACCAAGGAGGGCTTCGCGGCTGCCGGGGGCCGCGCCGGCGTCGTGGTGCTCGATACGCGCCTCGACGACGAGCTGCGCGAGCTCGGCCTCGTGCGCGAGGTCGCGAATCGCGTGCAGAATGCACGTAAAGAGGCGAAGCTCGAGCTCGCCGACCGCGTCGCGCTGCGGGTGCACGGGCCGGCCCCGCTCCTCGAGGCGCTCGCGCGGCACCAGGGCGCGCTCGCGGCCGACGTGCTCGCGACGTCGATCGAGCTCGCCGCTTCTCCGGGCGCCGCCGCGGCGGGCGCGGGCGTGCACGTAGAGGTCTGCGAGGTCGAGGGCATGGCCGTGGAGCTCGTGTTGCGGAAGGCGTAG
- a CDS encoding CBS domain-containing protein: MTLDVRARMSSPVTCGSPEATAAELIALLETRGCSAVPIVSSERLLGIVSLTDLLRESLREAGGEARRAADFMRRPVVTVRPDEGLDAAARRMRSARVHRLVVVEEAGDGERVVGVLSTRDVLGELARSRVPEASVALETLMTSPVETVDLSASVDEAVERLVEANVRGLVVVDVESPIGVFTQREALASRGLPASLRARPVEEVMSYETLCLDVATPLYRAAAHAATMNVRRLLVVERRRLVGIVSCLDLAGVMGALTSA; this comes from the coding sequence ATGACCCTCGACGTTCGCGCGCGCATGAGCTCTCCGGTGACCTGCGGCTCGCCCGAGGCCACCGCCGCCGAGTTGATCGCGCTGCTCGAGACGCGCGGCTGCTCGGCCGTCCCCATTGTCTCTAGCGAGCGGCTCCTCGGGATCGTGTCCTTGACCGACCTCCTCCGGGAGTCTCTCCGCGAGGCGGGGGGCGAGGCCCGGCGCGCCGCCGACTTCATGCGCCGGCCCGTGGTCACCGTCCGCCCCGACGAGGGGCTCGACGCGGCGGCGCGCCGCATGCGGAGCGCGCGCGTGCATCGCCTCGTCGTCGTGGAGGAGGCGGGGGACGGCGAGCGCGTGGTCGGCGTCCTGTCGACCCGCGACGTGCTGGGAGAGCTCGCCAGGTCTCGCGTGCCCGAGGCGTCGGTCGCGCTCGAGACCTTGATGACCTCGCCCGTCGAGACCGTCGATCTCAGCGCGTCGGTCGACGAGGCCGTCGAGCGCCTCGTGGAGGCCAACGTCCGCGGGCTGGTCGTGGTCGACGTGGAGTCTCCGATCGGCGTGTTCACCCAGCGTGAGGCGCTGGCGTCCCGCGGACTGCCCGCGTCGCTCCGGGCGCGGCCGGTGGAGGAAGTGATGAGCTACGAGACGCTCTGCCTCGACGTGGCCACGCCCCTCTATCGGGCCGCCGCGCACGCCGCGACCATGAACGTGAGGCGCCTCTTGGTCGTCGAGCGTCGCAGGCTCGTGGGCATCGTGAGCTGCCTCGACCTCGCAGGCGTGATGGGCGCGCTCACTTCAGCGTGA
- a CDS encoding peptidase M14, translating to MTALSNSDARTRLATLATLARGFRADYLDYDALTGQVKAWAEAFPDVVRLTSIGQTPERRELWLLTIGREPERARPTVWVDGNMHASELAGSSMALAMAEDAIAFHLDPNGGFRDLPAPAARALEDVLWMVLPRMSPDGAEAVLKTGRYVRSTPRDDRPGRAARWLSEDVDGDGLALLMRARDPGGEYVESAEVPGLMLPRLIEDEGPFYKLYPEGRIEAFDGHTIPSPHFLSDNHADLNRNFPWSWAPPHEQAGAGAFPLSEPEARAVVELTSKHPEIFAWLNGHTFGGVFIRPLGHLPDTKMNEQDLALFRQIGAWSEALTGYPMVSGFEEFTYEPDKPLHGDLTDYAFHQRGAIAYVVELWDLFTRIGMPRKKRFVLAYSELGRPEMIALGKWDAEHNAGRVVRPWRPFEHPQLGPVEIGGVDPRVGLWNPPYELLAEVCERQSAAFARVASLAPRLELDPPEVERLGDGVARVTLTVRNVGYLPTNVLASALALEHAEPVRVTVTTEGSATVDADGAFATLGHLDGWGRGLYDGSGALYFQRSRGNTGQARVRLLVRGAPGAGAITLRVGSCRVGHREVRLTT from the coding sequence ATGACCGCCCTCTCCAACAGCGACGCCCGCACCCGGCTGGCCACGCTCGCCACGCTCGCCCGCGGCTTCCGCGCGGACTACCTCGACTACGACGCGCTCACCGGCCAGGTGAAGGCCTGGGCCGAAGCGTTCCCCGACGTCGTGCGGCTCACGTCGATTGGCCAGACCCCCGAGCGGCGCGAGCTGTGGCTGCTCACGATCGGCCGCGAGCCCGAGCGCGCCCGCCCCACGGTGTGGGTCGACGGCAACATGCACGCGAGCGAGCTCGCCGGCTCGAGCATGGCGCTCGCGATGGCGGAGGACGCGATCGCGTTCCACCTCGATCCGAACGGCGGCTTCCGCGATCTCCCGGCGCCGGCGGCCCGCGCGCTCGAGGACGTGCTCTGGATGGTGCTCCCGCGCATGTCGCCCGACGGCGCGGAGGCCGTGCTGAAGACCGGCCGCTACGTGCGCTCGACCCCGCGCGACGACCGCCCGGGCCGCGCCGCGCGGTGGCTCTCCGAAGACGTCGACGGCGACGGGCTCGCCCTGCTCATGCGCGCGCGAGATCCCGGCGGCGAGTACGTCGAGAGCGCGGAGGTGCCCGGCCTCATGCTGCCGCGGCTCATCGAGGACGAGGGCCCGTTCTACAAGCTCTACCCCGAGGGTCGCATCGAAGCTTTCGACGGTCACACGATCCCGAGCCCACACTTTCTCTCGGACAACCACGCGGATCTGAACAGGAATTTCCCCTGGTCGTGGGCTCCTCCGCACGAGCAGGCCGGGGCCGGCGCGTTCCCGCTCTCCGAGCCGGAGGCGCGCGCGGTGGTCGAGCTCACCTCGAAGCACCCCGAGATCTTCGCCTGGCTGAACGGGCACACGTTCGGCGGCGTCTTCATTCGCCCGCTCGGTCACCTGCCCGACACGAAGATGAACGAGCAAGACCTCGCGCTCTTCCGCCAGATCGGCGCGTGGAGCGAGGCGCTCACCGGGTACCCCATGGTCTCGGGCTTCGAGGAGTTCACCTACGAGCCCGACAAGCCCCTCCACGGTGACCTCACCGACTACGCGTTCCACCAGCGCGGCGCCATCGCGTACGTGGTCGAGCTGTGGGACCTCTTCACGCGCATCGGCATGCCGCGCAAGAAGCGCTTCGTGCTCGCCTACTCCGAGCTCGGTCGCCCGGAGATGATCGCGCTCGGCAAGTGGGACGCGGAGCACAACGCGGGGCGCGTGGTGCGCCCGTGGCGGCCGTTCGAGCACCCGCAGCTCGGGCCCGTGGAGATCGGCGGCGTCGACCCGCGCGTGGGGCTCTGGAATCCTCCGTACGAGCTCTTGGCCGAGGTGTGCGAGCGCCAGAGCGCGGCGTTCGCGCGGGTCGCCTCGCTCGCGCCGCGGCTCGAGCTCGATCCGCCCGAGGTGGAGCGCCTCGGCGACGGGGTCGCGCGGGTGACGCTCACGGTCCGAAACGTGGGCTACCTGCCGACCAACGTCCTCGCGTCGGCCCTCGCGCTCGAGCACGCCGAGCCGGTGCGCGTGACGGTGACGACCGAGGGCTCCGCGACCGTCGACGCCGACGGCGCGTTCGCGACCCTCGGGCACCTCGACGGCTGGGGGCGCGGGCTCTACGACGGCTCGGGCGCGCTCTACTTCCAGCGCAGCCGGGGCAACACGGGGCAGGCGCGCGTGCGGCTGCTCGTGCGAGGCGCCCCAGGCGCGGGCGCGATCACGCTGCGCGTTGGGAGCTGCCGCGTCGGTCACCGCGAGGTGCGGCTCACAACGTGA